A region of Sulfurimonas sp. DNA encodes the following proteins:
- a CDS encoding UDP-N-acetylmuramoyl-L-alanyl-D-glutamate--2,6-diaminopimelate ligase — MKIELPNQEYKFVSENSSECDSQTAFVLTAQNKKYLQNAKENYAHSILNIKSIANIFGVDRIKIIGITGTNGKTTTASAIYSFLLDLGYKTAMQGTRGFFMNDEVVEGKSLTTPSVLNTYKHIYQAVEAGCEFFIMEVSSHSIVQERIEGLDFELKILTNITQDHLDFHKTIGEYISVKNSFFQDESKKLINKDEPRVAFNIKNTFTYGIENPATYKLMAYSLNDASSGIIQHFQNIVPFTSSLHGFFNLYNLMAAIGAVDILVGKKLEEIVEVVDNFAGVSGRMEQVCESPNVIVDFAHTPDGMQQVLNALKEKELLVVFGAGGDRDKEKRPLMGRIAASLAKKVYVTSDNPRNEDPQEIINDILAGIEDKSIVSVELNRKKAIEMALDDQDGNQVVVILGKGDEVFQIIYDKKFPFDDREIVRELLNIN, encoded by the coding sequence GTGAAGATTGAATTACCAAATCAAGAATATAAGTTTGTTAGTGAAAATTCATCTGAGTGCGATAGTCAAACAGCTTTTGTATTAACTGCTCAAAACAAAAAATATCTTCAAAATGCAAAAGAGAATTATGCGCACTCTATTTTAAATATAAAATCAATAGCAAATATCTTTGGCGTAGATAGAATAAAAATAATAGGTATTACCGGTACAAATGGCAAAACTACCACAGCCAGTGCAATATACTCTTTTTTGTTGGACTTAGGTTATAAAACAGCTATGCAGGGTACTCGAGGTTTTTTTATGAATGATGAAGTAGTTGAAGGAAAATCTTTGACTACACCAAGTGTTTTAAATACCTATAAACATATTTATCAGGCAGTAGAAGCTGGATGTGAATTTTTTATAATGGAAGTTAGTTCTCATTCTATTGTTCAAGAACGAATTGAAGGGCTTGATTTTGAACTTAAAATATTGACAAATATTACTCAAGACCATTTAGACTTCCATAAAACAATTGGTGAGTACATATCTGTAAAAAATAGTTTTTTTCAAGATGAGAGTAAAAAACTTATAAATAAAGATGAACCAAGAGTGGCTTTTAATATAAAGAATACGTTTACTTATGGCATAGAAAATCCAGCAACTTACAAGTTAATGGCTTATTCTTTAAATGATGCCTCAAGCGGGATAATCCAACATTTTCAAAATATAGTTCCCTTTACATCCTCTCTTCATGGTTTTTTCAATCTGTATAATCTAATGGCAGCTATAGGTGCAGTTGATATTTTAGTTGGCAAAAAATTAGAAGAGATAGTAGAAGTCGTTGATAATTTTGCTGGTGTAAGTGGGAGAATGGAGCAGGTTTGTGAATCTCCAAATGTTATAGTAGATTTTGCTCATACTCCAGATGGAATGCAGCAGGTTCTAAATGCTTTAAAAGAAAAAGAGTTACTTGTTGTCTTTGGAGCAGGTGGAGATAGAGATAAAGAAAAAAGACCATTGATGGGACGCATTGCAGCAAGTTTAGCAAAAAAAGTATATGTTACAAGTGATAATCCTAGAAATGAAGACCCCCAAGAAATAATCAATGATATCTTAGCTGGTATAGAAGATAAAAGTATAGTAAGTGTTGAGTTAAATAGAAAAAAAGCTATTGAGATGGCACTTGACGATCAAGATGGGAATCAAGTTGTTGTGATACTTGGAAAGGGCGATGAAGTTTTTCAAATTATTTACGATAAAAAATTCCCTTTTGATGATAGAGAAATTGTAAGGGAACTATTAAATATTAATTAA
- a CDS encoding NifU family protein yields the protein MIPFTDEELMNPVKTAIDKIRPSLALDGGDIDFITVKNANVYVQLKGACIGCASSGNTLKYGVERQLKMDIHPELVVINVPAGMENDIDNL from the coding sequence ATGATTCCATTTACTGATGAAGAGCTGATGAATCCAGTAAAAACTGCGATTGATAAGATTCGTCCATCTTTAGCACTTGATGGTGGAGATATAGACTTTATAACTGTTAAAAATGCAAATGTATATGTGCAACTAAAAGGTGCATGCATTGGTTGTGCAAGTAGTGGAAATACATTGAAATATGGTGTTGAAAGACAATTGAAAATGGATATTCACCCAGAATTAGTAGTAATTAATGTACCAGCTGGTATGGAAAATGATATAGATAATTTATAA
- a CDS encoding aldo/keto reductase, which yields MSNFAFGTYRISDYNPQHIQSLKEAITLGISMIDTSSNYMDGGAERAIALAFREFDENTKSKVEIVSKFGYIQGENLKRHKEQAFEEVVEFAPDCYHSISKSFLQDQLTQSLKRLEMKQISCYLIHNPEYYLLDAINKGVDEDERLDEMYLRLYRAFFALEEEVRKGRILSYGISSNNFSKAQNSNEFLPYEDLITIADRASEDVGNDTHSFSTIQLPINILEQEGLKCASWAKENGLRVLVNRPLNAQLDNLMYRLADYNEPQEYYHHLNELLEVCDNDMLQPIYNLFEELDVSKHKFGWIGDYDSFFFAEILPHVRTALEVVDEKNKETMLNFIDLFFIEYRKMVAFECSKNTRLKFKDLFEKSDLSMQDFALNFLKQRESIDYILVGMRKPRYMHEVLALS from the coding sequence ATGAGTAATTTCGCATTTGGAACTTATAGAATAAGTGATTATAATCCGCAACACATCCAAAGCTTAAAAGAAGCAATTACCTTGGGTATAAGCATGATTGACACATCCTCAAACTACATGGATGGAGGAGCAGAGCGTGCTATTGCTTTAGCATTTAGAGAGTTTGATGAAAATACGAAATCAAAAGTAGAGATAGTAAGTAAATTTGGCTATATTCAAGGTGAAAATCTTAAAAGACATAAGGAACAAGCTTTTGAAGAAGTTGTAGAGTTTGCCCCTGATTGTTATCACTCAATCTCAAAATCTTTTTTACAAGATCAGCTAACGCAATCATTAAAACGCTTAGAAATGAAGCAAATAAGCTGTTATCTTATTCATAATCCAGAATATTATCTTCTAGATGCTATAAATAAAGGCGTTGATGAAGATGAGAGATTGGACGAGATGTATTTAAGGCTATATAGAGCTTTTTTTGCGCTAGAAGAAGAGGTTAGAAAAGGAAGAATTCTTTCGTATGGAATCAGCTCAAATAATTTTTCTAAAGCACAAAACAGTAATGAATTTTTACCATATGAAGATTTAATCACAATAGCAGATAGAGCTAGTGAAGATGTTGGGAATGATACTCATAGTTTTAGCACCATACAGCTTCCAATAAATATACTTGAGCAAGAAGGTTTAAAGTGTGCTTCATGGGCTAAAGAAAATGGCTTGAGAGTTTTGGTTAATAGACCTTTAAATGCACAACTAGATAACTTGATGTATCGATTAGCTGATTATAATGAGCCACAAGAATATTATCATCATTTAAATGAATTACTTGAAGTTTGTGATAATGATATGTTGCAACCAATATATAATCTTTTTGAAGAGTTAGATGTATCGAAACATAAATTTGGCTGGATTGGAGATTATGACTCATTTTTCTTTGCAGAAATTTTACCTCATGTTAGAACAGCTTTAGAGGTTGTTGATGAAAAAAATAAAGAAACGATGCTAAATTTTATAGACCTATTTTTTATAGAATATAGAAAGATGGTAGCTTTTGAGTGTTCTAAAAATACAAGATTAAAGTTTAAAGATTTATTTGAAAAAAGTGATTTATCTATGCAAGATTTTGCATTGAATTTTTTAAAACAAAGAGAAAGTATAGATTATATCTTGGTTGGAATGCGTAAACCTAGATATATGCATGAAGTATTGGCGTTAAGTTAA
- the rplQ gene encoding 50S ribosomal protein L17: MRHRHGYRKLSRTSAHRAALLKNLSISLIEHGKIETTAIKAKELRSYVEKLITIAGKNDSNAHRSVFAALQSKEATKTLVNEIAPKYVDRTGGYTRITRTRIRRGDATTMAFIELV; the protein is encoded by the coding sequence ATGAGACATCGTCATGGATACCGTAAACTAAGTCGTACAAGTGCACATCGTGCTGCTTTACTTAAGAATCTTAGTATTTCGTTAATAGAACATGGTAAAATTGAAACTACTGCTATTAAAGCTAAAGAGTTACGTTCATACGTTGAAAAACTTATCACAATCGCTGGTAAGAATGACTCTAATGCTCACAGATCAGTATTCGCGGCGCTTCAAAGTAAAGAAGCTACAAAAACTTTAGTAAATGAAATTGCTCCTAAGTATGTTGATCGTACTGGTGGATACACAAGAATTACTAGAACAAGAATTCGTCGTGGTGATGCTACGACAATGGCGTTTATAGAGTTAGTATAA
- a CDS encoding DNA-directed RNA polymerase subunit alpha, with the protein MKKIKTTPLAPQEFEVEQISDNEANIMAYPFETGYAISLAHPLRRFLLSSSVGYAPIAIKIEGAKHEFDSVRGMLEDISDFILNLKEIRFRLKDDATESEISYSFVGPCSVKGNDLINDEVEVVTPDAPLATLNEDSTLNFTIKIAQGIGYVASEDTHDELEDGYIALDAYFTPVRSATYKIENVLVEDNPNFERVIMNIRTDGQITPLDAFKNSLEVMYAQLAVFNSEISIKTATTIERVEENPDLKKLSTHIDSLGLSARSFNCLDRSSIKLIGEIALMSQNDLKNVKNLGKKSYDEIVDKLQEFGFAVGADLADDVISALKKKIEAAQA; encoded by the coding sequence ATGAAAAAAATTAAAACTACTCCCCTTGCTCCACAAGAGTTTGAGGTAGAACAAATTAGTGATAATGAAGCAAATATTATGGCGTACCCTTTTGAAACAGGTTATGCTATTTCTTTAGCTCATCCACTTCGCCGTTTTCTGTTAAGTAGCTCAGTTGGTTATGCACCAATAGCTATTAAAATAGAAGGTGCTAAGCACGAGTTTGACTCTGTACGTGGTATGCTTGAAGATATTTCTGATTTCATTTTAAATCTTAAAGAAATTCGTTTTAGACTTAAAGATGATGCCACTGAATCAGAAATTAGTTATAGCTTTGTTGGTCCTTGCAGTGTTAAAGGAAATGACCTTATTAATGATGAAGTTGAGGTTGTGACACCAGATGCTCCATTAGCAACACTAAATGAAGACTCTACTCTTAATTTTACTATTAAAATTGCTCAGGGTATTGGGTATGTAGCGAGTGAAGATACACACGATGAACTAGAAGATGGATATATAGCATTAGATGCTTATTTCACTCCTGTTCGTAGTGCAACTTATAAAATTGAGAATGTGCTTGTAGAAGACAATCCTAACTTTGAAAGAGTTATCATGAACATTAGAACTGATGGACAAATAACTCCATTAGATGCGTTTAAAAACTCTTTAGAAGTTATGTATGCTCAATTAGCTGTATTTAATTCAGAGATTAGTATTAAAACTGCAACAACAATAGAGCGTGTTGAAGAAAATCCTGATCTTAAAAAATTGTCAACTCATATTGATAGTTTAGGTTTGAGCGCAAGAAGTTTTAACTGTCTTGACCGCTCAAGCATAAAACTAATAGGTGAGATAGCATTAATGAGTCAAAATGATTTAAAAAATGTTAAAAACCTTGGTAAAAAGTCATATGATGAAATCGTAGATAAATTACAAGAATTTGGTTTTGCAGTTGGCGCTGACTTAGCTGATGATGTAATTAGTGCATTAAAAAAGAAAATAGAAGCCGCACAGGCTTAA
- the rpsD gene encoding 30S ribosomal protein S4, whose product MARYRGPVEKIERRFGVSLNLKGERRLAGKSALEKRPYGPGQHGQRRKKVSEYGLQLNEKQKAKFMYGVSEKQFRALFVEAKRKDGNTGTNLISLIESRLDNVVYRMGFASTRRFARQLVTHGHLLVDGKKLDIPSYRVKPGQKIEVREASKKNVQVVRAIELTNQTGIAPWVDIDAEKVFGIYTRLPEREEVVIPVEERLIVELYSK is encoded by the coding sequence ATGGCAAGATATAGAGGTCCAGTAGAAAAAATCGAAAGAAGATTTGGTGTAAGTCTTAACCTTAAAGGTGAGCGTCGTTTAGCAGGTAAATCTGCATTAGAAAAAAGACCTTACGGTCCTGGTCAACATGGTCAGCGTCGCAAGAAAGTTTCTGAGTATGGTTTACAACTTAATGAAAAGCAAAAAGCAAAATTCATGTATGGTGTTTCTGAAAAGCAATTCCGTGCATTATTTGTTGAAGCAAAAAGAAAAGATGGAAATACAGGTACAAACCTTATTTCATTAATTGAAAGTAGACTTGATAATGTTGTTTATCGTATGGGTTTTGCATCAACTCGTCGTTTCGCTCGTCAACTTGTAACTCATGGTCATCTTTTAGTAGATGGTAAAAAACTTGATATTCCTTCTTACCGTGTTAAGCCTGGTCAGAAAATTGAAGTTCGTGAAGCAAGCAAGAAAAATGTACAAGTTGTACGCGCTATAGAACTTACTAATCAAACTGGTATAGCTCCATGGGTTGATATAGATGCTGAGAAAGTATTTGGTATTTATACTCGTTTACCAGAGCGTGAAGAAGTTGTTATTCCTGTTGAAGAGCGTTTAATCGTTGAGCTTTACTCTAAATAA
- the rpsK gene encoding 30S ribosomal protein S11, with product MAKRKAVRKKVVKKNIARGICHIAASFNNTLVTITDEMGNMVAWSSAGSLGFKGSKKSTPFAAQAAVEDAVAKAQIHGIKELGIKVQGPGSGRETAVKAVGAIEGIRVTFMKDVTPLPHNGCRAPKRRRV from the coding sequence ATGGCAAAAAGAAAAGCTGTTAGAAAAAAAGTAGTAAAGAAAAATATTGCACGTGGTATTTGCCATATAGCTGCATCGTTTAACAATACTCTTGTAACTATTACAGATGAGATGGGTAACATGGTTGCTTGGTCTTCTGCTGGTAGTCTTGGTTTTAAAGGTAGCAAAAAATCTACTCCATTCGCGGCTCAAGCAGCTGTTGAAGATGCAGTAGCAAAAGCTCAAATTCATGGGATTAAAGAACTTGGTATTAAAGTTCAAGGTCCAGGTTCAGGTCGTGAGACAGCTGTTAAAGCTGTTGGTGCTATTGAAGGTATTCGTGTTACATTTATGAAAGATGTTACTCCATTACCACACAATGGTTGTCGCGCACCTAAGCGTCGTAGAGTTTAA
- the rpsM gene encoding 30S ribosomal protein S13, which translates to MARISGVDLPKKKRIEYGLTYVYGIGLHASRKILDATSIDYSKRVFELSEDDVAAITKEIRASHMVEGDLRKKVAMDIKALMDLGSYRGLRHRRGLPCRGQKTKTNARTRKGKRKTVGAA; encoded by the coding sequence ATGGCTCGTATTTCTGGTGTTGATTTACCTAAGAAAAAAAGAATAGAATACGGTTTAACGTATGTCTATGGAATTGGTTTACATGCTTCTCGTAAAATTTTAGATGCGACAAGTATAGACTATAGTAAAAGAGTTTTCGAATTAAGCGAAGACGATGTAGCAGCGATTACAAAAGAGATCCGTGCCAGCCATATGGTTGAAGGTGATTTGCGTAAAAAAGTTGCAATGGATATTAAGGCACTTATGGATTTAGGTTCATATAGAGGTCTTCGTCACCGTCGTGGTCTTCCATGTCGTGGTCAAAAAACTAAGACAAATGCGCGTACTCGTAAGGGTAAACGTAAAACTGTCGGCGCAGCGTAA
- the rpmJ gene encoding 50S ribosomal protein L36, whose amino-acid sequence MKVRASVKKMCDDCKVVKRKGIVRVICKVKKHKQRQG is encoded by the coding sequence ATGAAAGTAAGAGCTTCAGTTAAGAAGATGTGTGATGACTGTAAAGTTGTTAAGAGAAAAGGCATTGTAAGAGTAATCTGCAAAGTTAAAAAACATAAACAGAGACAAGGATAA
- a CDS encoding SPL family radical SAM protein, whose translation MNTYLNKFNDSIKNTLFSKLPLNEQKFIQNKSLKLKFSFQEIKQIIDIARDLKTWNEPGIINIFPEHEQKKVVFSRLRKTYEDIRSKPNSYVNFKLKNISQEQKYTFKTQAKDGFGLGLCPVASEKTRCCNLLTLDAVESCGFDCSYCSIQSFYNQNTITFDSNFADKLKNLNLDKNKTYHIGTGQASDSLMWGNREGILDALFLFAKENPNVILEFKTKSDNIKYFLQNEVPKNILCTWSLNTPTIIQNEEHLTTSLDKRLNVARKLADKGVKVGFHFHPIVQYENYLDEYAKVYDRLTQMFNPQEVALVSFGTLTFIKPVIKQLRSREFKSKITQMPFENASGKSSYPDATKVEMFKHAYESFNSWHPKGTSFGAYSKSESNTVFFYLCMEGHDMWNKTFGYQYSTNNDFERAMLSSYAKKLNMEFLI comes from the coding sequence ATGAATACATATTTAAACAAATTTAACGACTCTATAAAAAATACACTTTTTTCAAAACTACCCTTAAATGAACAAAAATTTATACAAAACAAGTCACTTAAATTAAAATTTTCTTTTCAAGAAATAAAACAGATCATAGACATTGCACGCGACTTAAAAACTTGGAATGAACCAGGCATTATAAATATATTTCCTGAACATGAACAAAAAAAAGTTGTTTTTAGCAGGCTCCGTAAAACTTATGAAGATATTCGTTCCAAGCCAAATTCTTATGTAAATTTTAAACTGAAAAATATTTCTCAAGAACAAAAATATACTTTTAAAACACAAGCTAAAGATGGTTTCGGACTTGGACTTTGCCCTGTAGCATCTGAGAAAACAAGATGCTGTAATCTTTTGACTTTGGATGCTGTTGAGAGCTGTGGTTTTGACTGTTCATACTGTTCTATTCAATCATTTTACAATCAAAACACTATTACTTTTGATAGTAATTTTGCAGACAAACTAAAAAACCTTAATCTTGATAAAAATAAAACATATCATATTGGAACTGGTCAAGCATCTGATTCTTTGATGTGGGGAAATCGTGAGGGTATCTTAGACGCTCTTTTTCTTTTTGCAAAAGAAAATCCAAATGTAATTTTAGAGTTTAAAACTAAGTCAGATAATATAAAGTATTTCTTACAAAATGAGGTTCCTAAAAATATACTTTGTACTTGGTCACTTAACACTCCAACAATAATACAAAACGAAGAGCATCTAACAACTTCACTTGACAAACGCTTAAATGTTGCAAGAAAACTAGCTGACAAAGGCGTAAAAGTAGGTTTTCATTTCCACCCAATAGTACAGTATGAAAATTATCTCGATGAATATGCAAAAGTTTATGATAGACTTACACAAATGTTTAACCCACAAGAAGTTGCACTAGTTAGTTTTGGAACACTTACCTTCATAAAACCAGTTATAAAACAACTTAGAAGTAGAGAATTTAAAAGTAAAATAACGCAGATGCCATTTGAAAATGCTAGCGGGAAAAGTTCTTATCCAGATGCCACAAAAGTTGAAATGTTTAAACATGCTTATGAGAGTTTTAATTCTTGGCACCCCAAAGGCACTTCCTTTGGGGCGTACTCTAAGAGTGAAAGTAATACTGTTTTTTTCTACTTATGTATGGAAGGACACGATATGTGGAACAAAACATTTGGTTACCAATACTCAACAAATAACGACTTTGAAAGAGCTATGCTTAGTTCTTACGCAAAAAAATTAAATATGGAGTTTCTTATATGA
- a CDS encoding glucosaminidase domain-containing protein — MNLLKITLVLSLLIFSTQLAAKSQKKMTVQEKKANFRKLIAPAVDNVYKELDAQYKDINANINNPSYAKKISSLKKTYKVKSNEKLLLALKPHPRSIAVAQAAMESAWATSRFFREGTNIFGVWSFNKKEPRIAAGEKRGKKTIWLKKYASIEDSVRDYYKTLARSHAFSEFRALKMKTDDPYKLVKKLDRYSEMGAKYGKELASMIRFNKFYLYDK, encoded by the coding sequence ATGAACTTATTAAAAATAACACTAGTTTTATCATTACTGATATTTTCAACACAACTTGCAGCTAAAAGCCAAAAAAAAATGACAGTACAAGAAAAAAAGGCTAATTTTAGAAAACTAATAGCACCTGCAGTTGATAATGTATATAAAGAGCTAGATGCTCAATATAAAGATATTAATGCTAATATTAATAATCCAAGTTATGCCAAAAAAATATCTTCTCTTAAAAAAACTTATAAGGTTAAATCAAATGAAAAATTGCTTCTTGCATTAAAACCTCATCCTAGAAGTATAGCTGTTGCACAAGCTGCAATGGAAAGTGCATGGGCAACTTCAAGATTTTTTCGTGAGGGTACAAATATTTTTGGTGTTTGGTCTTTTAATAAAAAAGAACCTAGAATTGCTGCTGGAGAAAAAAGAGGAAAGAAAACAATTTGGTTAAAAAAATATGCTTCTATTGAAGACTCTGTTCGAGATTACTACAAAACACTTGCTCGTTCACATGCATTTTCAGAATTTAGAGCATTAAAAATGAAAACTGATGACCCTTATAAACTAGTAAAAAAGCTAGACCGCTACTCTGAGATGGGAGCTAAATATGGCAAAGAATTAGCGTCTATGATTAGGTTCAATAAATTTTATCTATATGATAAATAA
- a CDS encoding M99 family carboxypeptidase catalytic domain-containing protein, with product MLKLFRLLFLLLMPLLLNAQNNFNFNLIKKGKQDNNTLLIIGGIQGDEPGGFISASLLSTHYEITKGSVWIVPNLNFYSIIKRSRGPYGDMNRKFAHLSKNDPEYETVERIKNYIKDENVKLIVNLHDGSGYYRKTYVDSLHSPSRWGQCSIIDQSSIDVPVYGNLEKISLQIVEHVNKNLIKAEDFYSLHNTRTKEGDKEMEKTLTYFAINQGKAAFGNEASKNLPTNKRVYYHLLALEKYMDIMGIEYKRKFVLNPQGVYAAINNDIYISLYDEKIRLPLSQIRNILKYFPIKKDGELNFKASNPLLTIIKKDNSYTIQYGNRRLTRLKADYQVYEKNNQSVELKIDGILIKVKFGTLVEVKGNFLVKENKKYRVNVIGFTTRGRKETEIKIKKSNIPKRFSIDKRGSIYRIEYYAKEKFAGMILVKFII from the coding sequence ATGTTGAAGTTATTTAGGTTACTTTTTTTACTTTTAATGCCATTGTTGTTAAATGCTCAAAATAATTTTAATTTTAACCTTATAAAAAAAGGTAAACAAGACAACAATACTCTTTTAATAATTGGTGGTATTCAAGGAGATGAACCGGGTGGTTTTATCTCAGCATCTCTGCTTTCAACTCACTACGAAATTACAAAAGGATCTGTGTGGATTGTTCCAAATTTGAATTTTTATAGCATCATCAAAAGGAGTAGAGGTCCATATGGAGATATGAATAGAAAGTTTGCACATCTTTCAAAAAATGACCCTGAATATGAAACAGTAGAGAGAATTAAAAACTACATAAAAGATGAAAATGTAAAGCTTATTGTGAATCTTCATGATGGCAGTGGTTATTATAGAAAAACTTATGTTGATAGCTTACATTCTCCTTCTCGCTGGGGACAATGCTCTATCATAGACCAGTCATCAATAGATGTACCAGTTTATGGAAATCTTGAAAAAATATCATTGCAAATTGTAGAACATGTAAATAAAAATCTTATAAAAGCAGAAGATTTTTATAGCTTACACAACACAAGAACAAAAGAGGGCGATAAAGAGATGGAAAAAACTCTTACTTATTTCGCTATAAATCAAGGAAAAGCAGCTTTTGGTAATGAAGCGAGTAAAAATTTACCGACCAATAAAAGAGTTTACTATCATCTTCTTGCCTTAGAAAAGTACATGGATATTATGGGCATTGAGTATAAAAGAAAGTTTGTATTAAATCCACAAGGTGTTTATGCTGCTATAAATAATGATATCTATATATCTTTATATGATGAGAAAATAAGATTGCCACTTTCACAGATCAGAAATATACTAAAGTATTTTCCTATAAAAAAAGATGGAGAGTTAAATTTTAAAGCTAGTAATCCACTTCTTACTATTATTAAAAAAGATAATAGTTATACAATCCAATATGGAAATAGACGACTAACAAGGCTAAAAGCTGATTATCAAGTATATGAAAAAAACAATCAAAGTGTTGAATTGAAAATAGATGGAATTTTAATAAAAGTAAAATTTGGAACTCTTGTTGAGGTAAAGGGTAACTTTTTAGTAAAAGAAAACAAAAAATATCGTGTCAATGTTATCGGTTTTACAACTAGAGGTAGAAAAGAAACAGAGATAAAAATAAAAAAATCCAACATACCTAAGCGTTTCTCAATCGATAAAAGAGGAAGTATTTATAGAATAGAGTACTACGCTAAAGAGAAGTTCGCTGGTATGATTTTGGTTAAGTTTATTATTTGA
- a CDS encoding M15 family metallopeptidase, which yields MDRRFFLTTMALTPLFANDFTKNPKDIYLSYSEYQILNNLNSRLKRLRKFVGFANFNLVSYSEALYYGRNYSAVGSFTNDELSLIDKLFYESTEQYGFFGQKTCFNIENKISKKTVVKIPRTGHYLFKGKALEDYTKLRKDVGSTLVLTSGVRNVFKQLSLYCNKLYRNGGNITRATLDIAPPAYSYHTISDFDVGRKGWGYKNFTSDFALTFEFEKMKKLDYISMRYNKNNNDGVRFEPWHVEVI from the coding sequence ATGGACAGAAGATTTTTTTTAACAACTATGGCATTAACGCCACTTTTTGCAAATGATTTTACTAAAAACCCTAAAGATATATATTTATCATATAGTGAGTATCAAATTCTGAATAATTTAAATTCTAGACTAAAAAGATTGAGAAAATTTGTAGGTTTTGCAAATTTTAATTTAGTTTCTTACTCAGAAGCTTTATATTATGGACGAAACTACTCAGCGGTAGGTTCTTTTACAAATGATGAATTGTCTTTAATTGATAAATTGTTTTATGAAAGTACAGAACAATATGGTTTTTTCGGCCAAAAAACATGCTTTAATATAGAAAATAAAATATCTAAAAAAACAGTTGTTAAAATACCGCGAACAGGTCACTATCTTTTTAAAGGTAAGGCATTAGAAGATTATACAAAATTGAGAAAAGATGTTGGAAGTACTTTGGTTTTAACATCAGGTGTGAGAAATGTTTTTAAACAACTAAGCCTTTACTGCAATAAGTTGTATAGAAATGGTGGAAATATAACAAGAGCTACTTTAGATATAGCACCTCCTGCTTACTCTTACCATACTATAAGTGATTTTGATGTTGGAAGAAAGGGTTGGGGATATAAAAATTTTACTTCTGATTTTGCTTTAACTTTTGAGTTTGAAAAAATGAAAAAGCTTGATTATATAAGTATGCGATATAACAAAAATAATAACGATGGAGTGCGGTTTGAACCGTGGCATGTTGAAGTTATTTAG